A DNA window from Burkholderia sp. HI2500 contains the following coding sequences:
- a CDS encoding prepilin peptidase, with product MTPAPLYSVTDSPESTLLALAMLPPALQYAFAVVVGLCVGSFLNVVVHRLPVMMQRAWQAEIDEATGNASAPPDDGYPPRYDLWRPRSACPHCGHVLRAWENIPLVSFLMLRGRCRRCGHSIGIVYPLVELACALLAAGSLAVFGPTVAALAAFALCAALLAMSAIDIRTGYLPDSMTLPLLWAGLALNLGGTFTSLRSAVIGAMAGYLFLWAIYWLFKWLRGIEGIGFGDLKLLAALGAWMGWAALPQVVLFAAVTGAIVGLIATWRGRMRFEEPIPFGPFLAAGGAATLFFGTPFYSALGG from the coding sequence ATGACGCCAGCGCCCCTGTACTCCGTTACCGATTCGCCCGAGAGCACGCTGCTCGCGCTGGCGATGCTGCCGCCCGCGCTGCAGTATGCATTCGCGGTCGTCGTCGGCCTTTGCGTCGGCAGCTTCCTGAACGTGGTCGTCCACCGGCTGCCCGTGATGATGCAGCGTGCGTGGCAGGCCGAGATCGATGAAGCGACCGGCAACGCGAGCGCTCCGCCCGACGACGGCTACCCGCCGCGCTACGATTTGTGGCGCCCGCGCAGCGCCTGCCCGCATTGCGGCCACGTGCTGCGCGCATGGGAAAACATCCCGCTCGTCAGCTTTCTGATGCTGCGCGGGCGCTGCCGGCGCTGCGGCCATTCGATCGGCATCGTATATCCGCTCGTCGAGCTCGCGTGCGCGCTGCTCGCCGCCGGCTCGCTCGCGGTATTCGGCCCGACCGTCGCCGCCCTTGCCGCATTCGCGCTGTGCGCCGCGCTGCTCGCGATGAGCGCGATCGATATCCGGACGGGCTACCTGCCCGACTCGATGACGCTGCCGCTCCTCTGGGCCGGGCTCGCGCTGAACCTCGGCGGCACGTTCACGTCGCTGCGCTCGGCGGTGATCGGGGCCATGGCCGGCTACCTGTTCCTGTGGGCGATCTACTGGCTGTTCAAATGGCTGCGCGGCATCGAGGGCATCGGTTTTGGTGACCTGAAGCTGCTCGCCGCGCTCGGCGCATGGATGGGCTGGGCCGCATTGCCGCAGGTCGTGCTGTTCGCCGCCGTGACGGGCGCGATCGTCGGGCTCATCGCGACCTGGCGCGGCCGCATGCGCTTCGAGGAGCCGATTCCGTTCGGCCCGTTCCTCGCGGCAGGCGGCGCCGCGACGCTGTTTTTCGGCACCCCGTTCTATTCGGCGCTCGGAGGCTGA
- a CDS encoding type II secretion system F family protein codes for MSMHTPPRETRFAWRGRRRDGTSRRGTVIAFDAASARATLARDAVAVLSLDVRGPARPPTASARDVTRFTRQLASLLQAGLPLAPSLEMLARTRPHDGLPRIAAGLAREIVGGRRFADALARYPSQFGTLYRQLIEVGEASGSLGIVLTRVAEHRERTEAQWRKLRAALAYPAAVILFGLAISAALMVWVVPTFRQIFDGFGAALPAPTRALLALSSALSAWGGGLLAIAAAAVLAAHHALRRSAPLRHAVARQLLHAPLAGSALSRYAAARWCRSLATLLGAGVPLADAFATLERTAGHPVFEHATAHIAARVLRGARLADAMQSAGCFPDDVVQPIAVAEETGALDTMLADIAALCERQLDARLDALAALGEPLIVIVLGALVGGLVIAMYLPILQLGNVV; via the coding sequence ATGAGCATGCACACGCCGCCGCGCGAAACCCGCTTCGCATGGCGTGGCCGCCGTCGCGACGGCACATCGCGCCGCGGGACCGTCATTGCATTCGACGCCGCGAGCGCACGTGCCACGCTCGCACGCGACGCCGTCGCCGTGCTGTCGCTCGATGTCCGCGGGCCGGCCCGGCCGCCCACGGCCAGCGCGCGGGACGTCACACGCTTCACGCGCCAGCTCGCGAGCCTGCTGCAGGCCGGGTTGCCGCTCGCGCCGTCGCTCGAGATGCTCGCGCGTACGCGGCCACACGACGGCCTGCCGCGCATCGCCGCAGGTCTCGCCCGCGAGATCGTCGGCGGCCGGCGCTTCGCCGACGCGCTCGCACGCTATCCATCCCAGTTCGGCACGCTGTATCGCCAACTGATCGAGGTCGGCGAAGCGTCCGGCTCGCTTGGGATCGTACTGACGCGGGTCGCGGAACACCGCGAGCGCACCGAAGCGCAGTGGCGCAAGCTGCGGGCCGCGCTCGCGTACCCGGCGGCCGTCATCCTGTTCGGGCTCGCGATCTCGGCCGCGTTGATGGTGTGGGTGGTACCGACGTTCCGCCAGATCTTCGACGGTTTCGGCGCCGCACTGCCGGCGCCAACCCGCGCGCTGCTCGCGCTGTCCTCCGCGCTGTCGGCATGGGGCGGTGGGCTCCTTGCCATTGCCGCGGCAGCCGTGCTGGCCGCACATCACGCGCTGCGGCGGTCGGCACCGCTGCGCCACGCTGTCGCGCGGCAACTGCTGCACGCGCCGCTCGCGGGTAGCGCGCTCAGCCGGTACGCGGCCGCACGCTGGTGCCGCTCGCTGGCGACACTGCTCGGCGCCGGTGTGCCGCTCGCCGACGCCTTCGCCACGCTCGAGCGCACCGCCGGCCATCCGGTGTTCGAGCACGCCACTGCGCACATCGCAGCCCGCGTGCTGCGCGGCGCACGCCTCGCGGACGCCATGCAGTCGGCCGGCTGCTTTCCGGACGACGTCGTGCAGCCGATCGCCGTCGCCGAGGAGACGGGTGCGCTCGACACGATGCTCGCCGACATCGCGGCGCTGTGCGAACGCCAGCTCGACGCGCGTCTCGATGCACTCGCCGCGCTCGGCGAACCGCTGATCGTGATCGTACTGGGTGCACTCGTCGGCGGCCTCGTGATCGCGATGTACCTCCCCATCCTTCAGCTCGGCAACGTGGTGTAG
- a CDS encoding GspE/PulE family protein — protein MHFPPPGAPLRTQPPAHADASPATAPRALDAAQLDDAPAVRLLTDTLHAARVRDASDIHVEPFEAGWRIRLRIDGVLHEHARPPLHLRDALVTRIKVLARMDIAERRLPQDGRLRIVIDGGTRGDYRVSSLPTLFGEKLVLRRLETMPTDLTLARLGFDAQQAAAMEAAIRAPHGLVLVTGPTGSGKTLSLYCALQMLDRDAHNVCTVEDPAEIQLDGISQVGVAEKAGLTFATALRALLRQDPDIIMVGEIRDAETADVAIKAAQTGHLVLSTLHTNDAPAAVARLLDIGVAPYNLAAALHLVTAQRLVRRLCTACRVHSDAPVPVLREAGCDPAALATGWRPFVARGCPACHGIGYRGRVGLHQTMPVSSGLAERIVARASVGELARCVAAEGVRSLRDAALARVRDGTTSIAEALAATPAA, from the coding sequence ATGCACTTCCCTCCTCCCGGGGCGCCGCTGCGCACGCAGCCACCCGCCCACGCCGATGCGTCGCCCGCCACCGCACCGCGCGCGCTCGACGCGGCCCAGCTCGACGATGCGCCGGCCGTGCGGCTGCTGACGGACACGCTTCATGCAGCGCGCGTGCGCGACGCATCCGACATCCACGTCGAACCATTCGAAGCCGGCTGGCGCATCCGCCTGCGCATCGACGGCGTGCTGCACGAACATGCACGGCCGCCCCTTCATCTGCGCGACGCGCTCGTCACCCGGATCAAGGTGCTCGCGCGCATGGACATCGCCGAGCGGCGGCTCCCGCAGGACGGCAGGCTGCGCATCGTGATCGATGGCGGTACGCGCGGCGACTACCGGGTCAGCTCGCTGCCCACGTTGTTCGGTGAAAAGCTGGTGCTGCGGCGGCTCGAAACCATGCCGACCGACCTCACACTCGCCCGCCTCGGCTTCGACGCGCAGCAGGCGGCCGCGATGGAGGCCGCGATACGCGCCCCGCATGGCCTCGTACTCGTCACGGGTCCGACCGGCAGCGGCAAGACGCTGTCGCTCTATTGCGCGCTGCAGATGCTCGATCGCGACGCGCACAACGTCTGCACGGTCGAGGATCCCGCCGAGATCCAGCTCGACGGCATCAGCCAGGTCGGCGTCGCCGAAAAGGCCGGGCTCACGTTCGCGACAGCCCTGCGCGCGCTGTTGCGGCAGGATCCGGACATCATCATGGTCGGCGAGATTCGCGATGCGGAGACGGCCGACGTCGCGATCAAGGCCGCGCAGACCGGCCATCTCGTGCTGTCGACGCTGCACACGAACGACGCACCGGCCGCCGTCGCGCGGCTGCTCGACATCGGTGTCGCGCCGTACAACCTCGCGGCCGCGCTGCACCTCGTCACCGCGCAACGCCTCGTCAGGCGGCTGTGCACCGCCTGCCGCGTGCACTCGGACGCACCGGTGCCCGTCCTGCGCGAAGCCGGCTGCGACCCGGCCGCCCTCGCAACCGGATGGCGGCCGTTCGTCGCGCGAGGCTGTCCGGCCTGTCACGGCATCGGCTATCGCGGCCGCGTCGGCCTGCATCAGACGATGCCGGTGTCGTCCGGGCTGGCGGAACGCATCGTCGCACGGGCGAGTGTTGGCGAGCTCGCGCGATGCGTGGCGGCCGAAGGCGTGCGCAGTCTGCGCGACGCGGCGCTCGCGCGCGTCCGTGACGGCACGACGAGCATCGCGGAAGCCCTCGCCGCGACACCTGCCGCATGA
- a CDS encoding HlyC/CorC family transporter: protein MDQIPLWAQIGAVFLLLLCSSFFSISETAMMALNRHRLKHLASQGALGAKTTQGLLTRTDLLLSVILIGNNLFNTIIPVLTTSLALHTFGRNNLALSIATGIVAFLIIVFAEIAPKIVGATFPERIALPASLVIAPLMRVFKPVVWFVNALANGVLWVLRINTKKGRDQRMSADELRAIVLESSSFMPTKHRSILLNLFDLENITVDDVMVPRRQIESLNFYAPLDDVLHQLETCYHNRLVAYEGDIDKVLGVLHVRKTLTALHNQEFDRETLRALLAEPYYVPSGTPVVQQLQFFQETRQRTALVVNEYGELEGLVTPEDIIEELIGEFTTSMPRSERKGGWDENGECIVSASMPLRELNRWLHLKLPTDGPKTLNGLVLEILEEIPEDDVCLKIGDVMLEVMRSDDQAVRTVKLFKPRGSRTARATTR, encoded by the coding sequence GTGGACCAAATTCCCTTATGGGCGCAAATCGGCGCCGTCTTCCTGCTTCTCCTCTGTTCCAGCTTCTTTTCGATTTCCGAGACCGCGATGATGGCGCTCAACCGCCATCGGCTGAAGCATCTCGCCAGCCAGGGCGCACTCGGCGCGAAAACCACGCAAGGCCTGCTCACGCGCACTGACCTGCTGCTCAGCGTGATCCTGATCGGCAACAACCTGTTCAACACGATCATCCCGGTCCTGACGACGTCGCTCGCGCTGCATACGTTCGGCCGCAACAACCTTGCGCTGTCGATCGCGACCGGCATCGTCGCGTTCCTGATCATCGTGTTCGCCGAAATCGCGCCGAAGATCGTCGGTGCGACGTTCCCCGAACGCATCGCGCTGCCCGCGAGCCTCGTGATCGCGCCGCTGATGCGCGTGTTCAAGCCCGTCGTCTGGTTCGTCAACGCCCTCGCGAACGGCGTGCTGTGGGTGCTGCGCATCAACACGAAGAAGGGTCGCGACCAGAGAATGTCGGCCGACGAGCTGCGGGCCATCGTGCTCGAGTCGAGCAGTTTCATGCCGACCAAGCACCGCAGCATCCTGCTCAACCTGTTCGACCTCGAGAACATCACGGTCGACGACGTGATGGTGCCGCGCCGCCAGATCGAGTCGCTCAATTTCTACGCGCCGCTCGACGACGTCCTGCACCAGCTCGAAACCTGCTATCACAACCGGCTCGTCGCCTACGAAGGCGACATCGACAAGGTGCTCGGCGTGTTGCACGTCCGCAAGACGCTGACCGCGCTGCACAACCAGGAATTCGACCGCGAGACGCTGCGCGCGCTGCTCGCCGAGCCGTACTACGTGCCGTCCGGCACACCGGTGGTCCAGCAGCTCCAGTTTTTCCAGGAGACCCGGCAGCGGACCGCGCTCGTCGTCAACGAGTACGGCGAGCTCGAAGGGCTCGTCACGCCCGAAGACATCATCGAGGAGCTGATCGGCGAATTCACGACGTCGATGCCGCGCAGCGAACGCAAGGGCGGCTGGGACGAGAACGGCGAATGCATCGTCTCGGCGAGCATGCCGCTGCGCGAACTGAATCGCTGGCTGCACCTGAAGCTGCCGACTGACGGGCCGAAGACGCTGAACGGCCTGGTGCTCGAAATCCTCGAGGAAATTCCGGAAGACGACGTGTGCCTGAAAATCGGTGACGTCATGCTCGAGGTGATGCGCAGCGACGATCAGGCCGTGCGCACCGTCAAGCTCTTCAAGCCGCGCGGCTCGCGCACCGCACGCGCCACCACGCGCTAG
- a CDS encoding polyprenyl synthetase family protein — MSSSTASPTLSAAHLLAPITTDMEQVNRVIRQSLASDVLLINQIAEYIIGAGGKRLRPALLLLVAGALGETSHQRHVLAAVVEFIHTATLLHDDVVDESELRRGRQTANALFGNAASVLVGDYLYSRSFEMMVGVGKMRVMEILSEATTIISEGEVLQLLNMHDADVDETRYMQVIRYKTAKLFEASARLGAVLAGADAPTEAAAAEYGRRIGTAFQIMDDWLDYAGTAEAMGKNAGDDLREGKPTLPLIYLIERGTPEQSALAREAIEQGGTDRFDTIFEAITRSGALDHTLECARQEAQAAAAAIAAFPDSIYKESLLGLCSYSTSRQS, encoded by the coding sequence ATGTCGTCGTCCACCGCCTCCCCCACCCTCAGCGCCGCCCATCTGCTCGCTCCGATCACCACTGACATGGAGCAGGTGAATCGCGTTATCCGGCAAAGCCTCGCGTCCGATGTGCTGCTGATCAACCAGATCGCCGAGTACATCATCGGCGCGGGCGGCAAGCGGCTGCGCCCGGCATTGCTGCTGCTCGTCGCCGGCGCGCTCGGCGAGACGTCGCACCAGCGGCACGTGCTGGCCGCCGTCGTCGAGTTCATCCACACGGCCACGCTGCTGCATGACGACGTCGTCGACGAATCCGAGCTGCGCCGCGGCCGCCAGACCGCCAATGCGCTGTTCGGCAACGCGGCGAGCGTGCTGGTAGGCGACTACCTCTATTCGCGCTCGTTCGAGATGATGGTCGGCGTCGGCAAGATGCGCGTGATGGAGATCCTGTCGGAAGCGACGACGATCATTTCCGAAGGCGAGGTGCTGCAGCTCCTCAACATGCACGACGCGGACGTCGACGAAACGCGCTACATGCAGGTGATCCGTTACAAGACGGCCAAGCTGTTCGAGGCCTCGGCACGTCTGGGCGCGGTGCTCGCCGGCGCCGATGCGCCGACCGAGGCCGCCGCCGCCGAATACGGCCGCCGGATCGGCACCGCGTTCCAGATCATGGACGACTGGCTCGACTATGCGGGCACGGCCGAGGCGATGGGCAAGAATGCCGGCGACGACCTGCGCGAAGGCAAGCCGACGCTGCCGCTCATCTATCTGATCGAACGCGGCACGCCCGAACAGTCGGCACTCGCACGCGAGGCGATCGAACAGGGCGGCACCGATCGCTTCGACACGATCTTCGAAGCAATCACGCGCTCGGGCGCACTGGATCACACGCTCGAATGCGCACGCCAGGAAGCGCAGGCGGCAGCAGCAGCGATCGCCGCGTTCCCGGACTCGATCTATAAGGAAAGCCTGCTCGGGTTGTGCTCATACTCGACGTCGCGGCAATCGTAA
- the rplU gene encoding 50S ribosomal protein L21, which yields MYAVIKTGGKQYKVAVGEKLKVEQIPADIDAEITLDQVLAVGEGESIKFGTPLVSGASVKATVVSHGRHAKVTIFKMRRRKHYQKHGGHRQNYTELRIDAINA from the coding sequence ATGTACGCGGTCATAAAAACCGGCGGCAAGCAGTACAAGGTTGCCGTTGGCGAAAAACTCAAAGTAGAACAGATACCGGCTGACATTGACGCTGAAATCACGCTCGACCAGGTTCTCGCAGTGGGCGAAGGCGAATCGATTAAGTTCGGTACGCCGCTGGTCAGTGGGGCTTCCGTCAAGGCCACCGTTGTGTCGCACGGTCGTCATGCCAAGGTCACCATCTTCAAGATGCGTCGCCGGAAGCACTACCAAAAGCACGGCGGCCACCGCCAGAACTACACTGAGCTGCGCATCGACGCGATCAACGCGTAA
- the rpmA gene encoding 50S ribosomal protein L27 — protein sequence MAHKKAGGSSRNGRDSESKRLGVKVYGGQAINAGGIIVRQRGTRMHAGENVGMGKDHTLFALVDGHVKFATKGADKKHLVIVVPAAA from the coding sequence ATGGCACACAAAAAGGCAGGCGGCTCTTCCCGGAACGGCCGCGACTCCGAGTCGAAACGTCTCGGCGTGAAAGTGTACGGCGGCCAGGCAATCAATGCCGGCGGCATCATCGTGCGTCAGCGCGGTACGCGCATGCACGCAGGCGAGAACGTCGGCATGGGCAAGGATCACACCCTGTTCGCGCTGGTCGACGGTCACGTCAAGTTCGCGACGAAGGGCGCGGACAAGAAGCATCTGGTCATCGTTGTCCCGGCGGCTGCCTAA
- the obgE gene encoding GTPase ObgE produces the protein MKFIDEARIEVIAGDGGDGSASMRREKFVPFGGPDGGDGGRGGSVYAIADRNINTLIDYRYAKKHLARNGENGRGSDCYGKGGDDVTLRMPVGTIISDMDTGELIADLTEHDQQVMLAQGGAGGLGNLHFKSSTNRAPRQKTDGKPGERRMLKLELKVLADVGLLGMPNAGKSTFISSVSNARPKIADYPFTTLAPNLGVVRVGPSKSFVIADIPGLIEGAAEGAGLGHQFLRHLQRTGVLLHLVDLAPFDESVDPVAEATAIVGELRKYDEALYEKPRWLVLNKLDMVPEDERKARVADFLERFEWDGPVFEISALTGQGCEALCYAIYDYLSEHSDAHRAAEAEDLAADVRFRDAPPAKGDAAPGDDA, from the coding sequence ATGAAGTTCATTGACGAAGCACGAATCGAAGTCATCGCCGGAGACGGAGGCGATGGCAGTGCGTCGATGCGCCGCGAGAAATTCGTCCCGTTCGGCGGGCCGGACGGCGGCGACGGCGGCCGGGGCGGTAGCGTATACGCGATCGCCGACCGCAACATCAACACGCTGATCGACTACCGTTACGCGAAGAAGCACCTGGCGCGCAACGGCGAAAACGGGCGTGGATCGGATTGCTACGGCAAGGGCGGCGACGATGTCACGCTGCGCATGCCGGTCGGCACGATCATCAGCGACATGGATACCGGCGAGCTGATCGCCGACCTGACCGAGCACGACCAGCAGGTCATGCTTGCGCAGGGCGGCGCCGGCGGGCTCGGCAACCTGCATTTCAAGTCGAGCACGAACCGCGCGCCGCGCCAGAAGACGGACGGCAAGCCCGGCGAGCGTCGTATGCTGAAGCTCGAGCTGAAGGTGCTCGCCGATGTCGGCCTGCTCGGCATGCCGAACGCAGGCAAGTCGACGTTCATCTCGTCGGTGTCGAACGCGCGGCCGAAGATTGCCGACTACCCGTTCACGACGCTTGCGCCGAATCTCGGCGTGGTGCGCGTCGGCCCGAGCAAGAGCTTCGTGATCGCCGACATCCCGGGGCTGATCGAGGGCGCCGCCGAAGGCGCGGGCCTCGGCCATCAGTTCCTGCGCCACCTGCAGCGCACCGGCGTGCTGCTGCATCTGGTCGATCTCGCGCCGTTCGACGAAAGCGTCGATCCGGTGGCGGAAGCGACGGCGATCGTCGGCGAGCTGCGCAAGTACGATGAGGCGCTCTACGAGAAGCCGCGCTGGCTCGTGCTCAACAAGCTCGACATGGTGCCGGAAGACGAGCGCAAGGCACGGGTCGCGGATTTCCTCGAGCGCTTCGAGTGGGACGGCCCCGTGTTCGAGATCTCGGCACTGACCGGTCAGGGTTGTGAAGCGCTGTGCTACGCGATCTACGACTACCTCTCCGAACATTCGGACGCGCATCGCGCCGCGGAGGCGGAAGATCTCGCGGCAGACGTGCGTTTCCGCGACGCACCGCCTGCCAAGGGCGATGCAGCGCCGGGCGACGACGCCTGA
- the proB gene encoding glutamate 5-kinase, producing MRSIIADSKRLVVKVGSSLVTNDGKGLDHAAIGRWAAQIAALRAQGKEVVLVSSGAIAEGMQRLGWSKRPREIDELQAAAAVGQMGLAQVYESRFTEHDIRTAQILLTHADLADRERYLNARSTMLTLLRLGVVPIINENDTVVTDEIKFGDNDTLGALVANLIEGDALIILTDQSGLFTADPRKDPNATLVAEANAGAPELEAMAGGAGSSLGRGGMLTKILAAKRAAHSGANTVIASGREADVLVRLAAGEAIGTQLIARTARMAARKQWMADHLQVRGHVVIDAGAVEKLTAGGKSLLPIGVIDVQGAFARGEVIACVGPDGREVARGLTNYSSAETKLIHRKPSGEIESVLGYMLEPELIHRDNLVLV from the coding sequence ATGCGTTCGATCATCGCGGATTCGAAGCGATTGGTGGTGAAGGTGGGCTCCAGCCTCGTGACCAACGACGGCAAGGGGCTCGATCATGCGGCAATCGGCCGTTGGGCGGCCCAGATCGCCGCACTGCGCGCGCAGGGCAAGGAAGTCGTGCTCGTCAGTTCGGGCGCGATTGCCGAAGGGATGCAGCGGCTCGGCTGGAGCAAGCGACCACGGGAAATCGACGAGTTGCAGGCTGCCGCCGCCGTCGGCCAGATGGGGCTCGCGCAGGTCTATGAAAGCCGCTTCACCGAGCACGACATCCGCACCGCGCAGATCCTGCTGACGCATGCCGACCTGGCGGATCGCGAGCGTTACCTGAATGCGCGTTCGACGATGCTGACGCTGCTGCGGCTTGGCGTCGTGCCGATCATCAACGAGAACGACACGGTCGTCACCGACGAAATCAAGTTCGGCGACAACGATACGCTCGGCGCGCTCGTTGCAAACCTGATCGAAGGCGATGCCCTGATCATCCTGACCGACCAGTCGGGGCTGTTCACGGCCGATCCGCGCAAGGACCCGAACGCGACGCTCGTTGCGGAAGCCAATGCAGGCGCGCCGGAACTCGAGGCGATGGCCGGCGGCGCGGGCTCCAGCCTTGGCCGCGGCGGGATGCTGACGAAGATCCTCGCGGCGAAGCGCGCGGCGCACAGCGGCGCGAACACCGTGATCGCGAGCGGCCGGGAGGCCGACGTGCTCGTGCGTCTGGCGGCCGGTGAGGCGATCGGCACGCAACTGATCGCACGTACCGCGCGGATGGCGGCGCGCAAGCAGTGGATGGCCGACCACCTTCAGGTGCGCGGCCATGTCGTGATCGACGCAGGCGCGGTCGAGAAGCTGACGGCCGGCGGCAAGAGCCTGCTGCCGATCGGCGTGATCGACGTGCAGGGCGCGTTCGCGCGCGGTGAAGTCATCGCGTGTGTCGGCCCCGACGGGCGCGAGGTGGCGCGTGGGCTCACGAACTACAGCAGTGCGGAGACGAAACTGATTCACCGCAAGCCGAGCGGCGAGATCGAATCCGTGCTCGGCTACATGCTGGAGCCCGAATTGATCCATCGCGACAACCTGGTGCTGGTGTGA
- a CDS encoding CNP1-like family protein — translation MTGRDLGVAPFFYEECILKAIALALASIAAVATLAGCANSKTPTNKDDSEFVYLLDRQGTWKENTVDSLPPLPQTGDLLPFNVSQNTPLKFFVDAKSLAVGTDGVVRYAVVITSPAGARNVNYEGIRCDTYEWRQYAGLNSEHDGWDRTVENDWRRIENGELNAYHSALYQDYFCANKMPQGSTQQILENIRFHRTAMSQLR, via the coding sequence ATGACCGGGCGCGACCTTGGTGTCGCGCCCTTTTTTTACGAGGAATGCATATTGAAAGCGATTGCTCTCGCGCTCGCATCGATTGCCGCGGTGGCCACGCTGGCAGGTTGCGCGAATTCGAAGACGCCCACCAACAAGGATGACAGCGAGTTCGTGTATCTGCTGGACCGCCAGGGCACGTGGAAGGAAAACACGGTCGACTCGCTGCCGCCGCTGCCGCAGACGGGCGACCTGCTGCCGTTCAACGTATCGCAGAACACGCCGCTCAAGTTCTTCGTCGATGCGAAGTCGCTGGCGGTCGGCACCGATGGCGTCGTGCGCTACGCGGTCGTCATCACGAGCCCGGCCGGCGCGCGCAACGTGAACTACGAAGGCATCCGCTGCGACACCTACGAATGGCGCCAGTATGCCGGCCTGAATTCGGAACACGACGGCTGGGATCGCACCGTCGAAAACGACTGGCGGCGCATCGAGAACGGCGAACTGAATGCCTACCACTCGGCGCTCTATCAGGACTACTTCTGCGCGAACAAGATGCCGCAGGGCTCGACCCAGCAGATCCTGGAGAACATCCGGTTTCACCGCACCGCGATGAGCCAGTTGCGCTGA
- a CDS encoding RNA pyrophosphohydrolase: MLDREGFRPNVGIILLNARNEVFWGKRLREHSWQFPQGGIKYGETPMQAMYRELHEETGLHPEHVKIIGRTRDWLRYEVPDKFIKREVRGHYRGQKQIWFLLRMVGRDCDICLRATDHPEFDAWRWNEYWVPLDAVIEFKRDVYQLALTELSRFLRRPAQRAEKPRGPRLSRYPRVIGVEAQQTLTIVDTSVVCSEIEVEAGTLDEMPPHVIVGK; encoded by the coding sequence ATGCTGGATCGTGAAGGCTTTCGCCCGAACGTCGGCATCATCCTCTTGAACGCGCGCAACGAGGTGTTTTGGGGTAAGCGGCTCCGCGAGCATTCCTGGCAGTTTCCTCAAGGTGGGATCAAGTACGGCGAGACCCCCATGCAGGCGATGTACCGGGAACTGCACGAGGAAACGGGCCTGCACCCGGAACACGTCAAGATAATCGGCCGCACACGCGACTGGTTGCGTTATGAGGTGCCTGACAAGTTCATTAAACGCGAAGTACGCGGTCATTACCGCGGCCAGAAGCAGATCTGGTTCCTGCTGCGGATGGTTGGACGCGATTGCGACATTTGCTTGCGCGCGACCGACCACCCGGAGTTCGATGCGTGGCGCTGGAACGAGTACTGGGTGCCGCTCGATGCGGTGATCGAGTTCAAGCGGGATGTCTATCAGTTGGCGCTGACGGAACTGTCGCGCTTCCTGCGCCGCCCGGCGCAGCGAGCCGAGAAGCCGCGTGGGCCGCGTCTGTCGCGCTATCCGCGCGTCATTGGCGTAGAGGCCCAGCAGACGCTGACGATTGTCGACACATCGGTAGTCTGTTCGGAGATCGAAGTGGAAGCGGGCACGCTCGACGAGATGCCGCCCCACGTGATCGTCGGCAAATGA